In a genomic window of Gouania willdenowi chromosome 11, fGouWil2.1, whole genome shotgun sequence:
- the kdf1b gene encoding keratinocyte differentiation factor 1 — protein MSAGSIGSLAQGSQYSRSSSQGSSYSERCVDPVDEAFPTPQPKGNHKAHLKEANGKPSETIVFIQSSAEQSSAAHTCNPCSSPRSCRTVMYTVLTCGLYRVCQGSYLAPCLVPKESSPEEEEEEKEDRVSFRAVNSEDSKVEGSSDWLEDVHIGGKKVDFAREYVDIEDESASYVRHAVNPNRPRHTSLQDSIGLDDWEDGEENVDSLITKKLLELYSEYQIEELARCTSDSLFLKKSKAINQLINSLAAEHQMDEQEAECRLVRGIIRISTRRSMKRPHISRRERTLSDSGNDTMKESDSFSSSNNNDYRSNPNIQISELTSSDKCAREMWRRDGGHTSSSPTAYTNSSGFPPLRTSVRT, from the exons ATGTCTGCTGGCAGCATAGGCAGCCTTGCACAAGGCTCGCAGtacagcaggagcagcagccaGGGGTCATCCTACAGTGAACGCTGCGTTGACCCGGTGGACGAGGCTTTTCCAACTCCACAGCCAAAGGGAAACCATAAAGCTCACCTGAAAGAAGCCAATGGGAAGCCATCAGAGACCATTGTCTTCATCCAAAGCTCTGCTGAGCAATCATCTGCAGCTCATACATGCAATCCCTGTTCCTCTCCAAGAAGCTGCAGGACTGTGATGTACACCGTCCTCACCTGCGGCCTGTATAGAGTCTGCCAGGGCTCCTATCTGGCTCCATGCCTGGTGCCAAAGGAAAGCTccccagaagaagaagaagaagaaaaagaagacagGGTGAGCTTTAGAGCAGTAAACTCAGAAGACTCCAAAGTAGAAGGAAGCTCAGACTGGCTGGAGGACGTCCACATAGGTGGGAAAAAAGTGGACTTTGCAAGAGAATATGTAGATATCGAAGATGAATCTGCATCATATGTGCGTCACGCGGTTAATCCAAACAGACCTCGCCACACGTCTCTCCAAGATTCCATTGGTTTGGATGATTGGGAGGATGGTGAGGAAAATGTAGATAGTTTGATCACTAAGAAGCTGCTGGAGTTGTATTCTGAGTATCAAATCGAAGAGTTAGCCAGGTGCACTTCAGACTCTTTGTTTCTGAAGAAAAGTAAAGCAATCAACCAGCTCATCAACTCACTGGCAGCGGAGCATCAAATGGACGAACAGGAAGCCGAGTGTCGACTTGTGCGCGGCATCATCCGTATCAGCACTCGAAGAAGCATGAAGAGGCCGCACATCTCCAGAAGGGAGAGGACGCTGTCCGACAGCGGTAATGACACAATGAAGGAAAGTGATTCGTTTTCGTCCAGCAACAATA ATGACTACAGATCTAACCCTAATATCCAAATATCCGAACTGACCTCTTCTGATAAGTGCGCCAGAGAGATGTGGAGGAGAGATGGAG GTCACACTTCTAGCTCTCCTACAGCCTACACCAATTCCTCAGGCTTCCCTCCGCTTCGTACATCTGTGAGAACATGA